A genomic window from Streptococcus sanguinis includes:
- a CDS encoding V-type ATP synthase subunit B, whose product MSVIKEYRTVSEVVGPLMIVDQVAGVHFNELVEIQLHDGSKRQGQVLEVQEDKAMVQLFEGSSGINLEKAKVRFTGRPLELPVSEDMVGRIFNGMGKPIDGGPAILPEKYLDIDGQAINPVARDYPDEFIQTGISAIDHLNTLVRGQKLPVFSGSGLPHKELAAQIARQATVLNSDENFAVVFAAMGITFEEAEFFMNDLRETGAIDRSVLFINLANDPAIERIATPRIALTAAEYLAYEKDMHVLVIMTDMTNYCEALREVSAARREVPGRRGYPGYLYTNLSTLYERAGRLVGKKGSVTQIPILSMPEDDITHPIPDLTGYITEGQIILSRDLYNSGYRPPINVLPSLSRLKDKGSGEGKTRGDHAATMNQLFAAYAQGKQAKELAVVLGESALSETDKLYVRFTDRFEQEYINQGFQTNRTIEESLDLGWELLSILPRTELKRIKDGMIDQYLPQTKEEER is encoded by the coding sequence ATGAGCGTCATTAAAGAATACCGCACCGTCAGTGAAGTTGTCGGCCCTCTGATGATTGTCGACCAAGTCGCTGGTGTGCATTTCAATGAATTGGTAGAAATCCAGCTGCATGACGGCAGCAAGCGTCAGGGCCAGGTTCTGGAAGTCCAAGAAGATAAGGCTATGGTCCAGCTTTTTGAAGGCTCCAGTGGGATTAATCTAGAAAAAGCCAAGGTTCGCTTTACCGGCCGTCCGCTAGAGCTACCAGTGTCAGAAGACATGGTGGGACGGATTTTCAATGGAATGGGCAAGCCAATTGATGGCGGCCCAGCTATCTTGCCAGAAAAATATCTGGATATTGACGGTCAAGCTATCAATCCAGTAGCTCGCGACTATCCGGATGAGTTTATTCAGACTGGAATTTCGGCCATCGACCACCTCAATACCTTGGTTCGGGGGCAAAAACTGCCAGTATTTTCTGGCTCTGGTCTGCCCCACAAGGAATTAGCCGCTCAAATCGCCCGTCAGGCAACCGTGCTTAACTCTGATGAAAACTTCGCCGTGGTCTTTGCGGCCATGGGGATTACCTTTGAAGAAGCCGAGTTCTTCATGAATGACCTCCGGGAGACTGGAGCCATTGACCGCTCGGTGCTCTTTATCAATCTGGCTAATGACCCAGCTATCGAGCGTATTGCGACGCCGCGGATTGCCCTGACAGCAGCCGAGTACCTAGCTTATGAAAAGGATATGCACGTTCTGGTCATCATGACCGACATGACCAACTATTGTGAAGCCCTGCGGGAAGTTTCTGCAGCTCGTCGTGAAGTGCCAGGCCGCCGTGGGTATCCGGGCTACCTCTATACGAACCTGTCAACCCTCTATGAGCGGGCTGGACGTCTGGTTGGCAAGAAAGGCTCAGTGACGCAGATTCCGATTCTGTCCATGCCAGAGGATGACATTACCCATCCGATTCCAGACTTGACAGGTTATATTACGGAAGGCCAGATTATCCTTTCACGCGACCTTTACAACAGCGGCTATCGTCCGCCCATCAATGTCCTGCCTTCTCTGTCTCGTCTCAAGGACAAGGGATCGGGTGAGGGCAAGACCAGAGGTGACCATGCCGCAACTATGAACCAGCTATTTGCCGCCTATGCGCAAGGCAAGCAGGCCAAGGAGTTGGCTGTCGTTCTGGGGGAATCCGCCCTGTCCGAAACGGACAAGCTCTATGTACGTTTTACCGACCGCTTCGAGCAGGAATACATCAATCAAGGTTTCCAGACCAATCGAACCATTGAGGAAAGCTTGGATCTGGGCTGGGAACTCCTGTCCATCTTACCAAGAACGGAGCTCAAGCGGATCAAGGACGGTATGATTGACCAATACCTGCCGCAGACCAAGGAGGAAGAAAGATGA
- a CDS encoding V-type ATP synthase subunit C, with protein sequence MSETSFSQVNTAISVQEASFLTPQQYEQLLQADDPASCSALLQGTVYAMDAEAIKDLNAIEQVLMKHLYSVYNWALEISPSKELVEIFTLRYTYHNLKVFLKGRATGQSLEHLLMPVGTYSLEVLEHLVMAFSAEYCPDFMLDEVLATWQEYQDYQDVRVLEIGMDMAYFQHLKRLTQELEDESLLQLVNLTIDFYNAITVKRAVGLGKPRSFMRQLLSDEGSLSAANWIAMAEQGDFLTWFSQVNPCGYDLDLRSYEEKMRNQTLTTVELEYLADLLQAKLLAAGQFETDGPLPLARYLLGKELEVKNLRLILTGMDNQLPVELIRERMRPIYGQD encoded by the coding sequence ATGAGTGAAACAAGCTTCTCTCAAGTCAATACAGCCATTAGTGTGCAGGAGGCTTCCTTTTTGACGCCCCAGCAATATGAACAGTTGCTGCAGGCTGACGATCCTGCCAGCTGTTCGGCTCTTCTGCAGGGAACGGTCTATGCCATGGATGCTGAAGCTATCAAGGATCTCAATGCCATTGAGCAAGTACTGATGAAGCATTTGTATTCCGTTTATAATTGGGCGCTTGAGATTAGTCCAAGTAAGGAGCTGGTGGAGATTTTCACGCTCCGCTACACCTACCACAATCTCAAAGTTTTTCTAAAGGGTCGGGCGACAGGTCAGTCCTTGGAGCATTTGCTGATGCCGGTGGGGACCTATTCGCTGGAGGTTTTGGAGCACTTGGTCATGGCCTTTTCGGCTGAGTATTGTCCAGATTTCATGCTGGACGAGGTGCTTGCGACCTGGCAGGAATACCAGGATTATCAGGATGTGCGCGTGCTGGAGATTGGCATGGACATGGCTTATTTCCAGCATCTCAAGCGTCTGACACAGGAGTTGGAAGATGAGAGCCTGCTGCAGCTGGTGAATCTGACTATTGATTTTTACAATGCCATCACCGTCAAGCGGGCTGTTGGCTTGGGAAAACCGCGCAGCTTTATGAGGCAGCTCCTGTCTGATGAAGGAAGCCTTTCTGCTGCCAACTGGATTGCTATGGCAGAGCAGGGGGATTTCTTGACTTGGTTTAGCCAGGTCAATCCCTGTGGTTACGATCTGGATCTGCGCTCCTATGAGGAAAAAATGCGGAACCAGACCTTGACGACAGTAGAGTTAGAATATCTAGCGGACCTCTTGCAGGCTAAGTTGCTGGCGGCTGGTCAGTTTGAGACAGATGGACCACTACCTCTGGCCCGCTATCTGCTGGGCAAGGAGTTGGAAGTCAAGAATCTGCGGTTGATTTTGACCGGAATGGACAATCAGCTGCCCGTAGAGCTTATCAGAGAAAGGATGCGACCGATTTATGGACAAGACTAG
- a CDS encoding V-type ATP synthase subunit F encodes MDKTSYKIAVVGNRDTILPFKLIGFQTFPVKEAQETVNTLRRLAREDFGIIYLTEDIAADIPETLAYYDQLEIPALVLIPTHKGSTGLALSRIHENVEKAVGQDIL; translated from the coding sequence ATGGACAAGACTAGCTACAAGATTGCGGTCGTGGGGAATCGCGATACCATTCTCCCTTTTAAGCTGATTGGTTTTCAGACCTTTCCAGTGAAGGAAGCTCAGGAGACGGTCAATACCCTGCGTCGGCTCGCCCGCGAAGATTTCGGCATTATCTATCTGACGGAGGATATAGCTGCGGATATTCCAGAAACCCTGGCCTACTATGACCAGCTGGAGATTCCTGCTCTTGTGCTTATCCCTACCCATAAGGGGAGCACGGGTCTGGCTCTTTCGCGGATCCATGAAAATGTCGAAAAGGCTGTTGGACAGGATATATTGTGA
- a CDS encoding V-type ATP synthase subunit K, producing the protein MEHLASYFGTYGGAFFAGLGVALAVFLSGMGSALGVGSTGQAAAALLKEQPEKFAQALILQLLPGTQGLYGFVIGITVFFNIKPELALQSGVAYFLAALPVAIVGYFSAKHQGRVATAGIQILAKRPEEVMKGVILAAMVETYAILAFVVSFIMVLNVK; encoded by the coding sequence ATGGAACATTTAGCATCATATTTTGGAACTTACGGCGGCGCCTTTTTTGCAGGTCTGGGAGTAGCTTTGGCGGTTTTTCTCAGCGGAATGGGCTCAGCTTTAGGTGTTGGAAGCACAGGTCAGGCAGCGGCAGCCCTCTTGAAAGAGCAGCCGGAAAAATTCGCTCAAGCTCTGATTCTGCAGCTTTTGCCGGGTACCCAAGGTCTCTACGGCTTTGTTATCGGGATTACCGTTTTCTTTAATATCAAGCCAGAATTGGCTCTGCAATCAGGCGTGGCTTATTTCCTAGCAGCTCTGCCGGTTGCCATCGTAGGCTACTTTTCAGCCAAGCACCAAGGGCGAGTGGCGACAGCTGGTATTCAGATTTTGGCCAAGCGCCCGGAAGAGGTCATGAAAGGAGTTATCCTTGCGGCCATGGTTGAAACCTACGCCATCTTGGCTTTCGTTGTATCCTTCATCATGGTTCTGAATGTGAAGTAA
- a CDS encoding V-type ATP synthase subunit D, whose translation MTRLNVKPTRMELNNLKARLKTAVRGHKLLKDKRDELMRRFIESVRENNQLRQKVEAALVGHLQDFVMAKALESDLMVQEIFAVPMREVNLHVETENIMSVRVPKMHAHIDNSYSDDEGDVVYSYVASNSQMDETIESMSDLLPDLLRLAEIEKSCQLMADEIEKTRRRVNGLEYATIPDLKETIYYIEMKLEEAERASLVRMMKVK comes from the coding sequence ATGACGCGACTCAATGTCAAGCCGACTCGGATGGAGCTGAATAACTTAAAAGCCCGTCTCAAAACGGCTGTCCGTGGGCATAAATTGCTCAAGGATAAGCGGGATGAGCTGATGCGGCGCTTCATTGAGTCTGTCCGTGAGAACAATCAGCTCCGGCAAAAGGTCGAAGCAGCTCTAGTTGGTCACCTACAGGATTTTGTCATGGCCAAGGCATTGGAGAGTGATCTCATGGTCCAGGAAATCTTTGCTGTGCCCATGCGGGAAGTCAATCTGCATGTGGAAACAGAGAATATTATGAGTGTGCGCGTGCCCAAGATGCATGCCCATATTGACAATTCATACAGTGATGACGAGGGAGACGTGGTTTATAGCTATGTGGCGTCTAACAGCCAAATGGATGAAACTATTGAAAGCATGAGCGATCTGCTTCCGGACCTGCTGCGACTGGCTGAGATTGAAAAAAGCTGCCAGCTCATGGCGGATGAAATCGAGAAAACCCGCCGCCGGGTCAACGGGCTAGAGTATGCTACCATCCCTGACCTCAAAGAAACCATCTACTATATCGAAATGAAGCTGGAAGAAGCCGAACGGGCCAGCCTTGTCCGAATGATGAAGGTGAAATAA
- a CDS encoding GNAT family N-acetyltransferase, with the protein MRINQLGQPIGDALPDFQPGNLPNLERIEGQYVIIERLSKEKHGADLYEVYGPDSPADMWTYLFQNPAQSQEEWSQKLDQMLAAQDRFHYAIVDKESGKALGTFALMRIDRNNRVIEVGAVTYSPELKRTRLATEAQYLLARYVFEELEYRRYEWKCDALNQPSRRAAERLGFIYEGRFRQALVYKGRNRDTDWLSMIDKDWPAVKSRLEKWLSPDNFDEKGQQIKALSYF; encoded by the coding sequence ATGCGAATCAATCAACTAGGTCAGCCCATTGGGGATGCTCTGCCGGATTTTCAGCCGGGAAACTTGCCCAATCTGGAGCGAATCGAAGGCCAGTATGTTATTATCGAGCGTTTGTCCAAGGAAAAGCATGGGGCGGATTTGTATGAAGTGTATGGTCCGGATTCTCCTGCGGATATGTGGACCTATCTTTTTCAAAATCCTGCCCAAAGTCAGGAGGAATGGTCCCAGAAGCTAGATCAGATGCTGGCGGCTCAGGATCGTTTTCACTATGCGATTGTAGACAAGGAGAGCGGTAAGGCTCTAGGAACTTTTGCCTTGATGAGGATTGACCGAAATAACCGTGTCATCGAAGTGGGAGCTGTGACCTATTCGCCCGAGTTGAAGCGCACCAGACTGGCTACTGAAGCCCAATACTTGCTGGCACGCTATGTCTTTGAAGAGCTGGAGTATCGCCGCTATGAATGGAAATGCGATGCCCTCAATCAGCCGTCAAGGCGGGCAGCAGAACGGCTTGGTTTTATCTATGAAGGCAGGTTTCGTCAAGCTCTTGTCTATAAGGGGCGCAACCGAGACACTGACTGGCTGTCTATGATTGACAAGGATTGGCCGGCCGTCAAGAGCCGTCTAGAAAAATGGCTCAGCCCAGACAATTTCGACGAAAAGGGTCAGCAAATAAAAGCCTTATCTTATTTTTAA
- a CDS encoding V-type ATP synthase subunit I — protein MAISQMQQLSLLLPKELLDQLLFYLQGLESVQIHDLRQEEDWQAAFEQALVGRPDRQLSQQDLLSRQEKLERLIAELEPFMPKKKLLESLKEDPLELSFAALEQAGKDRDEAALLEGISKQLKVLQDAKEQIEADRLEVAALEKWEPLELTPQAAATFSHLGALIGTIPNTDDDALRLTLGAYPDLKFQEVFTDDTEHGVLIFYKTGSLEDVRKIMKEYGFKPFEFDHAELPAERVAQLKANIRQQEAVAEALTNSLAASKNELDQLKVQLDYLCNLSSRQESKNQLASTQNLAALEGWIESNQVQALEACLTEQFGQSILIQTREIRQDEEDKVPTKLKNNALVEPFELVTEMYSLPKYGDKDPTPVVSLFYFVFFGMMVADIGYGFLLFVGTSLALHFLHVKPGLAKNLRFFRLLGVAVIIWGLVYGSFFGFELPFALISTSSDAMTILVISVVFGFVTVLAGLFLSGLKNIRLKDYAEAYNAGFAWVLILLGLLLLALGNFFPSLAFAATIGQWLAIINALGILAVSIVSAKSLSGLGSGLFNLYNVSGYVGDLVSFTRLMALGLSGASIGSAFNLIVSLFPPVARFSIGILLFIALHLVNMFLSFLSGYVHGARLIFVEFFGKFYDGGGKPFTPLKPSEKYVQQSKK, from the coding sequence ATGGCCATTAGTCAAATGCAGCAGTTGTCTCTGCTTTTGCCCAAGGAACTGCTGGACCAGCTTCTCTTTTACCTACAGGGCTTAGAGTCGGTTCAGATTCATGACCTGCGGCAGGAAGAGGACTGGCAGGCAGCCTTTGAGCAGGCTTTAGTCGGCCGGCCAGATCGGCAGCTATCTCAGCAGGATTTGCTCAGTCGTCAGGAAAAGCTCGAGAGGCTGATTGCAGAGCTGGAGCCCTTTATGCCCAAAAAGAAGCTGCTAGAGTCCTTAAAAGAAGATCCTTTGGAATTATCCTTTGCGGCTTTAGAGCAGGCAGGTAAGGATCGAGATGAGGCAGCGCTATTAGAAGGAATCAGCAAGCAGCTTAAGGTCTTACAAGATGCTAAGGAACAGATAGAAGCTGACCGCTTGGAAGTGGCTGCACTGGAGAAGTGGGAGCCACTGGAGCTAACACCGCAAGCAGCTGCGACTTTCAGTCATCTGGGAGCTTTGATTGGGACGATTCCCAATACAGACGACGATGCTCTGCGTCTGACTCTGGGAGCATATCCTGATCTGAAGTTTCAGGAAGTCTTTACCGATGATACGGAGCATGGGGTTCTTATTTTTTATAAGACAGGCTCTCTGGAAGATGTTCGCAAAATCATGAAAGAGTATGGCTTTAAGCCCTTTGAGTTTGACCATGCGGAACTGCCTGCTGAGAGGGTAGCCCAGCTCAAGGCCAATATTCGACAGCAGGAGGCTGTGGCGGAAGCTCTGACAAATAGTCTGGCAGCTTCCAAGAATGAACTGGACCAGCTTAAGGTTCAACTGGACTATCTCTGCAATCTCTCCTCCCGTCAAGAAAGTAAGAACCAGTTAGCCAGCACGCAAAATCTGGCAGCCTTGGAAGGCTGGATCGAAAGCAATCAAGTTCAAGCTCTTGAGGCTTGCTTGACAGAGCAGTTTGGCCAGAGCATTCTCATCCAGACCAGAGAGATTCGACAGGACGAGGAAGATAAGGTTCCGACCAAGCTAAAAAACAATGCCTTGGTGGAGCCCTTCGAGCTAGTGACGGAGATGTATTCCCTGCCTAAGTATGGTGACAAGGATCCAACCCCCGTCGTTTCCCTATTTTATTTTGTATTCTTTGGCATGATGGTTGCCGACATTGGCTACGGGTTCTTGCTCTTTGTGGGCACCAGTCTGGCGCTGCACTTCTTGCATGTCAAGCCGGGACTGGCTAAGAATCTGCGATTCTTCCGCCTGCTGGGTGTGGCAGTCATCATCTGGGGACTGGTTTATGGCTCTTTCTTTGGATTTGAACTGCCCTTCGCTCTGATTAGCACCAGCTCCGACGCCATGACGATTCTGGTTATTTCGGTCGTCTTTGGCTTTGTTACAGTGCTGGCAGGTCTCTTCCTCAGCGGTCTGAAAAATATCCGCCTTAAGGATTATGCAGAAGCTTATAATGCAGGCTTTGCTTGGGTGCTTATTTTGCTGGGGCTGCTACTCTTGGCCTTGGGGAATTTCTTTCCATCCTTGGCCTTTGCAGCAACGATTGGTCAGTGGCTGGCCATCATCAATGCTCTGGGCATATTGGCAGTATCCATTGTCAGTGCTAAGAGCTTGTCAGGACTGGGGTCAGGTCTCTTTAATCTCTACAATGTCAGCGGCTATGTAGGAGATCTTGTCAGCTTTACGCGGCTGATGGCTTTGGGGCTTTCGGGAGCCAGCATTGGCTCGGCCTTTAACCTGATTGTCAGCCTCTTTCCACCTGTCGCTCGCTTTAGCATTGGCATTCTACTCTTTATTGCCCTGCATTTGGTCAATATGTTTCTATCTTTTCTGTCCGGTTATGTACACGGAGCACGTTTGATTTTCGTGGAATTCTTTGGAAAATTCTACGACGGAGGCGGCAAGCCTTTCACTCCGCTCAAGCCTAGCGAAAAATACGTTCAGCAAAGCAAGAAATAA
- a CDS encoding V-type ATP synthase subunit A, whose translation MKFKLLLSLLFDFHGEARKISQEWRKIVSQGKIIKVSGPLVLASGMQEANIQDICRVGDLGLIGEIIEMRRDQASIQVYEETSGLGPGEPVITTGSPLSVELGPGLISQMFDGIQRPLKRFQTITESDFLVRGVQLPNLDRETKWDFAPSLSVGDVVEAGDILGTVQETNLVEHRIMVPVGISGRLVNISAGSFAVEETVYEIEQADGSIFKGTLMQKWPVRQGRPFAQKLIPVEPLVTGQRVIDTFFPVTKGGAAAVPGPFGAGKTVVQHQVAKFANVDIVIYVGCGERGNEMTDVLNEFPELIDPSTGQSIMQRTVLIANTSNMPVAAREASIYTGITIAEYFRDMGYSVAIMADSTSRWAEALREMSGRLEEMPGDEGYPAYLGSRIAEYYERAGRVKTLGSTAREGSITAIGAVSPPGGDISEPVTQNTLRIVKVFWGLDAQLAQRRHFPAINWLSSYSLYLDEVGAYIDQHEKIAWAEKVTKAMNILQKESELQEIVRLVGLDSLSEKDRLTMNAAKMIREDYLQQNAFDDVDTYTSFKKQVALLSNILTFDAEANRALELGAYFREIMEGTVELRDRIARSKFVHEDQLEKIQALSQTIEETLHQILAQGGLDNERH comes from the coding sequence ATGAAATTCAAACTGTTACTTAGTTTGCTCTTTGATTTTCATGGAGAAGCAAGAAAAATCTCCCAAGAATGGAGGAAGATTGTGAGTCAAGGAAAGATTATCAAAGTTTCTGGCCCTCTGGTGCTGGCATCAGGGATGCAGGAAGCGAATATTCAGGATATCTGCCGGGTTGGCGATTTGGGGCTAATCGGTGAAATTATCGAAATGCGGCGGGACCAAGCCTCTATCCAGGTTTATGAGGAAACTTCTGGCTTGGGTCCGGGAGAGCCGGTCATCACGACTGGAAGCCCTCTGTCCGTTGAACTGGGACCTGGTCTGATTTCCCAGATGTTTGACGGGATTCAGCGGCCTTTGAAACGTTTCCAGACCATCACGGAGAGCGACTTCCTCGTCCGCGGTGTCCAATTGCCAAATCTAGACCGAGAGACTAAGTGGGATTTTGCTCCAAGTCTGTCTGTCGGAGATGTGGTTGAGGCTGGTGATATTCTGGGAACGGTGCAGGAGACTAATCTGGTGGAGCACCGCATCATGGTGCCGGTTGGTATCAGTGGACGCTTGGTCAACATCTCTGCTGGCAGTTTTGCTGTCGAAGAGACTGTTTACGAGATTGAGCAGGCGGATGGGTCTATTTTTAAAGGGACTCTCATGCAAAAATGGCCAGTGCGTCAAGGTCGTCCTTTCGCTCAAAAGCTGATTCCGGTTGAGCCTTTGGTGACAGGTCAGCGGGTTATCGACACCTTCTTCCCAGTGACCAAGGGCGGAGCAGCTGCTGTACCAGGACCATTCGGGGCTGGTAAGACTGTGGTTCAGCACCAGGTGGCCAAGTTTGCCAATGTTGACATCGTTATCTATGTCGGCTGCGGTGAGCGTGGCAATGAAATGACTGACGTACTCAATGAATTTCCAGAACTAATCGACCCATCAACTGGCCAGTCCATCATGCAGCGGACGGTGCTGATTGCCAACACCTCCAATATGCCGGTGGCGGCCCGGGAAGCATCAATTTACACAGGGATTACGATTGCCGAATACTTCCGTGATATGGGTTATTCGGTGGCTATCATGGCGGATTCTACCTCTCGCTGGGCGGAAGCACTGCGGGAAATGTCCGGCCGTCTGGAAGAAATGCCAGGTGACGAAGGCTATCCAGCCTATCTTGGCAGCCGGATTGCGGAGTATTACGAGCGAGCAGGCCGGGTCAAGACGCTCGGTTCGACTGCGCGTGAAGGCTCTATTACTGCTATCGGGGCCGTATCCCCTCCGGGTGGAGATATTTCTGAGCCGGTAACGCAAAATACCCTGCGGATTGTCAAGGTCTTCTGGGGCTTGGATGCTCAACTTGCTCAACGTCGGCACTTCCCTGCTATCAACTGGCTGAGCTCTTATTCGCTCTACCTAGACGAAGTGGGAGCCTATATCGACCAGCATGAGAAGATTGCTTGGGCTGAGAAGGTCACCAAGGCCATGAATATCCTGCAAAAGGAAAGCGAACTGCAGGAAATCGTGCGTTTGGTAGGCTTGGATTCCTTGTCTGAAAAGGACCGCCTGACCATGAATGCTGCTAAGATGATTCGCGAGGACTACCTGCAGCAGAATGCCTTTGATGATGTGGACACCTATACTTCTTTCAAAAAACAGGTGGCTTTATTGAGCAATATCCTGACCTTCGATGCGGAGGCCAATCGTGCCTTGGAGCTGGGAGCTTATTTCCGGGAAATCATGGAAGGAACGGTGGAGCTGCGTGACCGAATTGCCCGCAGCAAGTTTGTCCATGAAGACCAGCTGGAAAAAATCCAGGCCCTCAGTCAGACTATTGAGGAAACCCTGCACCAGATTCTTGCACAAGGAGGACTAGACAATGAGCGTCATTAA
- a CDS encoding LysM peptidoglycan-binding domain-containing protein, whose amino-acid sequence MKMNKKLLLASTVALSALPLFTTKAEEQPQNWTARTVEQIKADITSNENQQTYTVQYGDTLGNIAQAMNIDLVELAKINQIANADLIFPGTVLTVTTNGQNEIASVEIQSYQAGNNAGYVTESYTADEIFGTEQAAPAAPAQAAETPAPAVEEAVAAPADQAPAPAEEAPAPVAEVASEAAPAAEDNAAAPVEAAPQPVVAASPEALAEAAPEVTELGQDQVSQATAAVEPTTYNAPAVTDAASVTTNNPANEGLQPQTAALKEEIAAKYGITEFSLYRPGDSGDHGKGLAADFIVGDNTELGNQVAADVTSNMTERGISYVIWQQQFYAPFESVYGPANTWNQMPDRGSVTENHYDHVHVSMNE is encoded by the coding sequence ATGAAAATGAATAAGAAATTACTTTTGGCTTCAACTGTTGCTTTGTCAGCATTGCCTTTGTTTACAACAAAAGCCGAGGAGCAGCCACAAAACTGGACTGCCAGAACAGTTGAGCAAATTAAAGCGGATATTACGAGTAATGAAAACCAACAAACTTACACTGTTCAATATGGAGACACTTTGGGAAATATCGCTCAAGCAATGAATATTGACCTTGTTGAATTGGCAAAAATCAATCAAATTGCCAATGCAGACTTGATTTTTCCAGGTACTGTTTTGACCGTTACAACAAATGGACAAAATGAAATTGCCTCTGTAGAAATCCAAAGCTACCAAGCAGGAAATAACGCAGGATATGTAACAGAAAGTTATACAGCTGACGAGATTTTTGGTACTGAGCAAGCAGCCCCTGCGGCACCGGCTCAAGCAGCAGAAACTCCAGCTCCAGCTGTTGAGGAAGCTGTTGCGGCTCCAGCAGACCAAGCACCAGCGCCTGCTGAAGAAGCTCCTGCCCCAGTAGCAGAAGTTGCAAGTGAAGCAGCGCCAGCTGCGGAAGACAATGCAGCCGCTCCAGTAGAAGCAGCGCCACAGCCAGTAGTTGCTGCAAGTCCAGAAGCACTAGCAGAGGCAGCACCAGAAGTGACTGAATTAGGCCAAGACCAGGTCAGTCAAGCAACTGCCGCTGTTGAGCCAACAACTTACAACGCTCCAGCTGTAACAGATGCAGCTAGCGTGACGACTAACAATCCTGCTAATGAAGGTCTTCAGCCACAAACTGCTGCTCTGAAAGAAGAGATAGCAGCTAAATATGGAATTACAGAATTTAGTCTTTACCGCCCAGGTGATAGTGGTGACCATGGTAAAGGCTTGGCGGCTGACTTTATCGTTGGTGACAATACTGAATTAGGAAACCAGGTCGCAGCCGATGTTACTTCTAACATGACTGAAAGAGGCATCTCTTACGTTATCTGGCAACAACAGTTCTACGCGCCATTTGAAAGCGTTTATGGACCAGCTAATACTTGGAACCAAATGCCAGACCGTGGCAGCGTAACTGAAAACCATTACGACCACGTTCACGTATCTATGAATGAATAA